A window from Romeriopsis navalis LEGE 11480 encodes these proteins:
- a CDS encoding cyclic nucleotide-binding domain-containing protein, giving the protein MLDSAKRPLSLPTWKLGRLSQLLLLIMTVAIYSVIAMAIGNSLFVNHVGAKFLPLAFVMIGLCSIPAYGFFSQVVDRYSRPMLFRYVLAGSIVAVLGLWALVQQGTTIGYYGLLIFVFFQWDFHNKVLYPSLLTDYFTTLEYKENAPYVSMAQAGGILVGGGLTTVLSQYFRTRDLLLCLPVIFAIGIGQLLYLESSQGQVSQTKSGDEKSGILEAIQSFPDLVKRYPLALLLASSSFLLVMIYLSSEFLWFSIYGQNFSDEKLTGFLGLMRIVISVVQVTVVYGFTRPSLQGLGVAQMNVVYPITTLVSLLALEFKFGLQAAIGLHINGDALYKGINTPVHQLNYNAIPREFIPRIRALSDGFIYSIGLTLAGVLLWLGEAMMSLQQVTWLVVVLTVLLLLVRIPMGKFYGMGLEELIRSSSINLDDLDNYPLQLSDQSSPAIQELLTDADPYTQIKGLELAARIGTPSEFLSVIDDVIATATAPVLDAAIGLFNHCDDDDVLKHFGKLIESSNNPIVQEFALSVLIVNECVFDAASLKVFRENERADVQVLAAIAGIQVRSVEAAAVEPLLQQLQTVELSEDAAQAIVRIVQASENPALVKLLGRVFERDDAELTCKALDALATLAEPGNDAIAGIAAAQTQHSNGAVRLAAYDLLGLTRIGAMQPTIVAGFKDGDDRVRDAAAAALAAYGKDGLRLAQGQLGATNSDVVNTAIAAIGQVGTKTARNILFESLAGDFRLLGQTRKWQQQLPLQDENWQPLVVAIGDYQQRMIQRVLYVLGCLGHGRTVNAVNRLLATNAAGDLANAVEALATLRDRRFVLPLLPLLEQMVKQEEPRGSLQPMTVEWLGSKGYRLLLEALASGDRWIRAGALIGLAIVPSALVQDEDPFVRLVAGEIFVGESGLPTNSGARSEAMNRLLILKSAALFKNLSLDELLLIDQGVEQTTVLAGETIFAEGDSGFHLFVIASGQVKLVKAIDGVEKALQVLERGQYFGEVALFDDAPRWNGAIALEDCTLLKLEKQRFLSLMTQRPQIILEICRFLSQRLRETDRYRLAPQPPVLGEPDVG; this is encoded by the coding sequence GTGCTTGATTCTGCAAAACGGCCTTTATCATTACCAACTTGGAAGCTGGGGCGTCTGAGTCAGTTGCTGCTGCTGATTATGACGGTGGCGATTTATAGCGTGATTGCGATGGCGATCGGCAATTCGTTGTTTGTGAATCATGTGGGCGCGAAATTTCTACCGCTGGCGTTTGTGATGATTGGGCTGTGTTCGATTCCGGCCTATGGATTTTTCTCACAGGTGGTCGATCGCTATAGTCGGCCAATGTTATTTCGCTATGTGTTGGCCGGGTCGATTGTGGCGGTCTTGGGGCTATGGGCGTTGGTACAGCAGGGGACGACGATCGGGTATTACGGCTTACTGATTTTTGTGTTTTTTCAGTGGGATTTTCACAATAAAGTGCTGTATCCGAGTCTGCTGACGGATTATTTTACAACGCTGGAATATAAGGAAAATGCGCCCTATGTCAGCATGGCGCAGGCGGGGGGGATATTAGTTGGGGGCGGCTTGACGACGGTATTGTCGCAGTATTTTCGGACGCGGGATTTGTTGTTGTGTTTGCCGGTGATTTTTGCGATCGGGATTGGCCAACTGCTGTATTTGGAAAGTTCGCAGGGGCAGGTGAGTCAGACGAAGTCGGGGGATGAGAAGTCAGGGATTTTAGAGGCAATTCAAAGTTTTCCGGATTTGGTGAAGCGTTATCCATTGGCCTTGTTATTGGCCAGTAGTAGCTTCTTGCTGGTGATGATTTATCTGAGTTCGGAGTTTTTGTGGTTTAGCATTTATGGTCAGAATTTTAGTGACGAGAAGCTGACGGGCTTTCTGGGGCTGATGCGGATCGTGATCAGTGTGGTGCAGGTGACGGTGGTGTATGGGTTTACCCGGCCGTCGTTGCAGGGGCTGGGGGTCGCCCAAATGAATGTGGTGTATCCGATTACGACGTTGGTGAGTTTACTGGCGTTGGAGTTTAAGTTTGGGTTGCAGGCGGCGATCGGCTTACATATTAACGGGGATGCGCTGTATAAGGGGATTAATACGCCGGTACATCAGCTAAATTACAATGCGATTCCACGGGAGTTTATTCCGCGGATTCGGGCGTTAAGTGATGGGTTTATTTATTCGATCGGTTTAACTTTGGCGGGGGTGCTGCTGTGGCTGGGTGAGGCCATGATGAGTTTGCAGCAGGTGACCTGGCTAGTTGTGGTTTTGACGGTGCTGCTGCTGTTGGTGCGGATACCGATGGGGAAGTTTTATGGGATGGGGTTGGAGGAGCTAATCCGATCGAGCAGTATTAACTTAGATGATCTTGATAACTATCCACTACAGCTTTCGGATCAATCGAGTCCGGCGATTCAGGAATTGTTAACGGATGCTGATCCTTATACACAGATTAAAGGATTGGAGTTGGCGGCGCGGATTGGAACACCCAGCGAATTTCTCAGTGTGATTGATGATGTAATTGCAACGGCAACAGCGCCGGTGTTAGATGCGGCGATCGGTTTATTTAATCACTGCGATGATGATGATGTCCTGAAACACTTTGGTAAGTTGATTGAATCGTCGAATAACCCGATTGTGCAGGAGTTTGCGTTGTCGGTGCTGATTGTGAATGAATGTGTGTTTGACGCGGCTTCCTTAAAGGTGTTTCGGGAGAATGAGCGGGCGGATGTGCAGGTGTTAGCCGCGATCGCGGGAATTCAGGTGCGATCGGTGGAGGCAGCGGCAGTAGAGCCGTTGTTACAGCAGTTGCAGACGGTGGAGTTGAGTGAGGATGCGGCTCAGGCGATCGTCCGAATTGTGCAGGCGAGCGAAAATCCGGCGTTGGTTAAATTGCTGGGGCGGGTATTTGAGCGGGATGATGCGGAGTTGACCTGTAAGGCGTTGGATGCCTTAGCGACGCTAGCGGAGCCGGGGAATGATGCGATTGCCGGAATTGCGGCGGCGCAGACGCAGCATTCGAATGGGGCGGTGCGTTTGGCGGCTTATGATTTGTTGGGGTTGACGCGGATTGGGGCAATGCAGCCGACGATCGTGGCGGGGTTTAAGGATGGCGATGATCGGGTGCGGGATGCGGCGGCGGCGGCGTTGGCGGCCTATGGTAAGGATGGTTTGCGGTTGGCCCAGGGGCAGTTAGGGGCGACGAATTCAGATGTTGTGAATACGGCGATCGCGGCGATCGGGCAGGTGGGGACAAAGACGGCGCGGAATATCTTATTTGAGTCGTTGGCGGGGGATTTTCGGCTGTTGGGGCAGACGCGCAAATGGCAGCAGCAGTTGCCGTTGCAGGATGAGAATTGGCAACCGTTGGTAGTGGCGATCGGTGATTACCAACAGCGGATGATTCAGCGGGTGTTGTATGTCTTGGGTTGTCTGGGGCACGGGCGGACGGTGAATGCGGTGAATCGGCTGTTGGCGACGAATGCGGCGGGGGATTTGGCGAATGCGGTGGAGGCGTTGGCGACGCTGCGCGATCGGCGGTTTGTGCTGCCGTTGTTGCCGCTGTTGGAGCAGATGGTGAAGCAGGAGGAGCCCCGGGGGTCGTTGCAGCCGATGACGGTGGAGTGGTTGGGGTCGAAGGGGTATAGACTGTTGCTGGAGGCGTTGGCGTCGGGGGATCGATGGATACGGGCGGGGGCGTTGATTGGGTTGGCGATCGTGCCGTCGGCGTTGGTGCAGGATGAGGACCCGTTTGTGCGATTGGTGGCGGGGGAGATTTTTGTAGGGGAGTCTGGGTTGCCGACGAATAGTGGGGCGAGGAGTGAGGCGATGAATCGATTATTGATCCTGAAGAGTGCGGCGTTGTTTAAGAATTTGTCGTTGGATGAGTTGCTGTTAATTGATCAGGGGGTGGAGCAGACGACGGTGTTGGCGGGGGAGACGATTTTTGCTGAGGGAGATTCGGGGTTTCACTTGTTTGTGATTGCGAGTGGTCAGGTGAAGTTGGTGAAGGCGATCGATGGGGTGGAGAAGGCGTTGCAGGTGTTGGAGCGGGGACAGTATTTTGGGGAGGTGGCATTGTTTGATGATGCGCCGCGTTGGAATGGGGCGATCGCGCTTGAGGATTGTACGTTGCTGAAGTTGGAGAAGCAGCGATTTTTGAGTTTGATGACGCAGCGGCCCCAAATTATTTTGGAGATTTGCCGGTTCTTGAGTCAGCGCTTGCGGGAGACCGATCGGTATCGGTTGGCCCCCCAGCCCCCAGTTCTGGGGGAGCCGGATGTGGGATAG